One Setaria italica strain Yugu1 chromosome II, Setaria_italica_v2.0, whole genome shotgun sequence DNA segment encodes these proteins:
- the LOC101782752 gene encoding uncharacterized protein LOC101782752 — protein MQDTLHARICKSVVAVSIKKNVYTEGTVVLVTPNFAYIIADSYYFRKNKDVTEVTVVLPNTKKVVLQLGRVKLFQNVACIRCFNPTPGQDSCLEELVGMDFCEQIQENDKVFTFSDKNNKKLLTPGRIILIEDKTFDHNCASDLYSCCGAPVINEAGQFVGMCTKLTHGYLTAVKAKEVAQMIDNAEKRTHTTIADTLQNLRQ, from the exons ATGCAG GATACTCTCCATGCCAGAATCTGCAAGAGTGTTGTTGCAGtatctattaaaaaaaatgtatatacTGAGGGTACTGTTGTATTAGTTACTCCAAATTTTGCCTATATCATAGCAGATTCATATTATTTCAGAAAAAACAAAGATGTAACTGAAGTCACTGTTGTATTACCAAACACAAAGAAAGTGGTCCTTCAGCTAGGACGTGTGAAGCTTTTTCAGAATGTTGCTTGCATCCGATGCTTTAATCCCACACCAGGACAAGACTCTTGTCTGGAGGAATTGGTTGGCATGGATTTCTGTGAACAAATTCAAGAAAATGATAAAGTTTTTACATTCAGCGACAAAAACAACAAGAAGTTGTTGACTCCTGGCAGAATTAT CTTAATTGAAGATAAAACATTTGATCATAATTGTGCATCAGACCTATATTCATGTTGTGGAGCACCAGTAATTAATGAAGCCGGACAGTTTGTTGGCATGTGTACAAAATTAACCCATGGATATCTTACTGCGGTTAAGGCGAAGGAAGTAGCACAAATGATTGACAATGCTGAAAAAAGAACTCACACG ACCATTGCAGATACCTTACAAAATTTGCGCCAGTGA